The following proteins are co-located in the Phytoactinopolyspora mesophila genome:
- a CDS encoding pilus assembly protein TadG-related protein — MRTTERPARWAAERGSISAMVIVLIVMLFAVAGLIYDGGRAINARQQTFDDVEQAARAGANQIDMDLFRSSGIVRIDEAAAIERARAYLTDLNQTRSWSYDPARISVVASETEVQVTAERTVPTGMLQLVFVNSFDVSGQASSQPEIGIGGGP; from the coding sequence GTGAGGACAACGGAGCGGCCGGCCCGCTGGGCCGCGGAGCGCGGCTCGATCAGCGCCATGGTGATCGTGCTGATCGTCATGCTGTTCGCGGTGGCCGGACTGATCTACGACGGCGGACGGGCCATCAACGCCCGGCAGCAGACCTTCGACGACGTCGAGCAGGCCGCCCGGGCCGGCGCCAACCAGATCGATATGGATCTGTTCCGCAGTTCGGGCATTGTCCGGATCGACGAAGCCGCGGCCATTGAGAGGGCAAGGGCGTATTTGACCGATCTGAACCAGACCCGGTCGTGGTCGTACGACCCCGCACGTATCTCAGTTGTGGCCTCGGAGACCGAGGTGCAGGTCACCGCGGAGCGTACCGTTCCGACCGGAATGTTGCAGTTGGTCTTCGTCAACAGCTTTGATGTGAGTGGACAAGCATCGTCGCAGCCGGAGATCGGAATTGGAGGAGGGCCGTGA
- a CDS encoding TadE/TadG family type IV pilus assembly protein — protein MISYRRGLRGRAERGSMAIELVLLVPVLVAVMLLVIGAGRFIDRQGDVEAAAREAARAASYERDYGSAQAAAQHAATQSLPSGLSCSPVDLSGTDFSAGGMIRVRVTCRADLSELGFSGLPGSVQLSGDSAAPLDQWRRTS, from the coding sequence ATGATCAGCTACCGACGAGGATTACGTGGCCGCGCAGAGCGCGGCTCGATGGCGATCGAGCTCGTCTTGCTCGTGCCGGTTCTGGTCGCTGTGATGCTGCTGGTGATCGGGGCGGGGCGTTTCATCGACCGGCAGGGTGACGTCGAGGCGGCGGCCCGGGAAGCGGCCCGCGCTGCGTCGTACGAGCGCGATTACGGCTCGGCGCAGGCAGCGGCACAACACGCGGCCACTCAGTCCCTGCCGAGCGGGTTGAGCTGTTCACCGGTCGACCTGAGCGGGACTGACTTCAGCGCCGGCGGGATGATTCGGGTGCGGGTCACCTGCCGGGCTGACCTGTCCGAACTCGGGTTCAGCGGCCTGCCCGGCAGCGTCCAGCTCAGCGGAGACAGCGCAGCCCCGCTCGATCAATGGCGGAGAACATCGTGA